TCTACAGCGAAGAAACCTTTCCAAATTTCTCGCGCCTCCTACGGCAGTTGGCAGTACCCACCCGGGAAACCGAGATGAGCTTCAGCGTCCGCCATGATCGCAGCGGGGTCGAGTACAGCGGCGCCTCGCTGAACGGCCTCTTCAGCCAGCGCAGCAACCTCCTGCGGCCGGCCTTCCTGCGCATGCTCTACGACATCAACCGCTTCAGTCGTGAATTCAACTCGCCGGGACGCTGGCCCGACATCGGCGACGGCCCGATCGTCCAGTTCCTGGCCGACCGCGGATACCGACCCGAATTCCTGGAGCATTACCTGGTGCCGCTGGGCTCGGCGTTGTGGTCGGCTCCGCCGGCGGCGTTTCGCCGTTATCCCGCCAGCTTTGTGATCCGGTTCCTGCGCAACAACCGCCTGTTGCAGACCGGGCGCAGACCCCGCTACCGATTCATCGCAGCCGGCTCCGCCAATTACCTGGACGAGCTGACAACCCTATTCAAGGACCGGATCCGGGTCGGGTGCGGGGTCCACCGGGTACGCCGCCGCCAGAAGTATGTTGAAGTTGATGCTGCGGGCGGTGGTCGGGAACAGTTCGACCAGGTCGTGATCGCCTGTCACGCCGACGAAGCGCTGGATCTGCTGGAGGACCCGGACGAAACCGAAAGAGAACTCTTGGGGCAGTTTCCTTACCAGGCCAACTCGGTCCTTTTGCACACCGATCCGTCGGTCTTGCCGCGAAACCGCCGAACCTGGGCAAGTTGGAATGTTCACGCTCCGCCGGTCGATCAGGACAGCGTTCGAATCACTTACAACATGAACATCCTGCAAAAAATTCCCGGCCCGCACGTCTTCAACGTCACGCTAAACGACCAGGGAAGCATTCCCGCCGACAAAATCCTGGGTCGATTCACCTACCGGCATCCGCAGTACGGTCCCGGTTCGGAGCGGGCCCAGAGCCGCCACC
The Chloroflexota bacterium genome window above contains:
- a CDS encoding FAD-dependent oxidoreductase, with product MRIAIIGSGIAGLTVAHRLHSRHRISVFERRPRIGGHVHTVSAKLQGKVYRVDTGFIVYSEETFPNFSRLLRQLAVPTRETEMSFSVRHDRSGVEYSGASLNGLFSQRSNLLRPAFLRMLYDINRFSREFNSPGRWPDIGDGPIVQFLADRGYRPEFLEHYLVPLGSALWSAPPAAFRRYPASFVIRFLRNNRLLQTGRRPRYRFIAAGSANYLDELTTLFKDRIRVGCGVHRVRRRQKYVEVDAAGGGREQFDQVVIACHADEALDLLEDPDETERELLGQFPYQANSVLLHTDPSVLPRNRRTWASWNVHAPPVDQDSVRITYNMNILQKIPGPHVFNVTLNDQGSIPADKILGRFTYRHPQYGPGSERAQSRHRELIGRRRTSFCGAYWGFGFHEDAVNSALAVANVLARE